The nucleotide window ATCTAAACAATATCGATCCTATAGCATTGGTGCTTGAACAATCATGATATGATATGATGATCCGACATGTTTCACCTATATTGCCTTCTTCAGGGGTCTTAAGAACTCACAGTCATGgactgcaaataaaaatgataatagtaCGTAAAAGGTTATCAGTATTTGCATCTTTCACagtggtaataaaaatatatgaacacattTATATAAGCAATGTAAAAAAGGTCATTATTGCAATATGTTCATGACCAGAATATATTGATAAGTACATGTATTACTgtagtaatatattaatatataggtTGATAACTGTTAAAAGTTATGAGTTACCATCCAGTTTTAGAAAAGCATATTTGTGGACATAGGTAGTAGAACTAGGGTCGGAGCAGCAGTGGGGTTTCCTTTTATGTTAAGATAGAGGCTACATATGAGATTAATgttgaaaatatacataaaaacatgcgAGTGTATATTGAGTGGATATTGAGTAAAAGATTATAACCAATAACCTGGAGATGGATATATAAATGCATGGTGGAAATGAGTTTACCATGTAtcagtaacaataaaaatacagcaatttatattgccaaaaaaaacttgaaaccccccaaaaaaacccacACAGAGTCACGTCCACTTCATGTTTTAAATGACTTATACTTCTTAATCACTGAAAACTTCAACTTTTCACCTCATCTCGTTTGCAAGATCAGGTGATTGGCAACTCAAACTTAAAACGTTATTCTCCGCTGTTTCCCTTACAAGCTGAAATCTTGAACTGTGGATCTTGCACATCTAGCGCTGAAGATCTgaggtcttttttattatttaattgttcTGCAGCAGTATCACATTGTTTATTAAAAGCTTGCACGTTTTCCTGGGTAAACAATGCAGAGATGACAGGCAGAAATAATTATCAAAAATGCAATCGAAGCATAGCAAAACATGTAACAAAAGCCTGTATCTGTTCTTTGGGTGAATAATGCAAGTGTCAAGATCAAAGTCTCAGAAAAACATACTTTTAGTTAATCCATATATTAAGTGAAAAATAACAAGTTTACACGGTAAAATCTGCAGACCAACCAATACATGCAGCCTTTGCAGTCCAACACAGCAGTATTATAGATTTTGCATTACATTTCTCCTGGAAAATACCACGGCACTTGACTGTGTCTAGATAAGTGTTTCTCGACCATGATTTCCTGAAACCCCAGTGTTCCTCTTAGTCCTTGCTAagagttccctgagcaatgagcagtttgtgactctcaggacagtttaacaGATTCTATTGATCCGTTTGTTAATCTGTAGGgatggcagcaatgtaagagcaatgtaagagccattttTCCTACTGGCCATCAtgctaatgtgagctgtggatatagtatttctagcaggggttccctgaagattaTTTCAAAGACTTCCTCATaataaaaggttaagaaaaactAGTCTGGTTTTCCCTGTTGAAGAGGAAACTGTACTTCAGGACCAGAGGAAGTGCAAGGAACTCTTAGATTTGATATTTTCGTTCTGTGACCTGtgctttcttctcctttttatcTGCTTCTTGAATATTAACATGTTAGTAATTTGATGACTTTTTATTGGTGGAGGCTACTCTGAAATCGCACCCAAGATAGTATGCTCTAAAAAGAGCTATGGTACAGAAGAAGACAagggaaattattattacacagtatttatataggaccatcatattatgcagtgctgtacaaagtccataattgtGTCTCCAACTGTCCCTCACACATCCCTATCATGATCATAtctcattaatacagtctaaggtcaattttttggggagaaagccaattacctcattgcatgtttttgggccgtgggaggaaactggagtacctgaaggaaacccatgcagaaacggggagagcctgcaagctccatgcagatagtgtcttggttCAGATTTGAaactgagacctagcactgcacaggcaagagtgctacctctgagccccCATCCTGCCCTATCTGGGGAAGGAAGGACGCTGCAAGTGTTCACTTCCTTAGTGTcctgcttttttatttacttattacttttttatatttacttattacttatatattttttatatttacttattactTTTCTTGCTAGGTTTGTAAGCCCATTTGGTTCCcttgtgttttaaagcaaaatgcaaaacacaaaaatacattcttCTAATAGTCTTGACTCTTATTCCAAACAGCAAAGCTGTTCAGCACCCCTACATGAAGACTACAAAATGCTGGAACTCAACTCCACTGTTGAACCTGAgagacaaacattttttcttccccACGATAGTAAGTACGAAGCTAGCAGTGGTGGTTAGTGgtagacatagccaacagtgagcccctatgcagaactgacttggaccAGCCTTTTCTGATGAACTGACTTGGACCAGCCTTTTGTGTTGAACTGACTTGGACCAGTCTTTTCTGATGAACTGACTTGATGTCCCTGTGGGAGCCTCGTTAGCTGAGGAGTGTCTGGCGTCTTCGTGCAGTGGACAGCTGTGATCACTTCTATGTAAAAGCTGGCAGATACAATTGTAAGGAAAAAAAGTAGCCAGGacaaaagctacgtacacacttccaattattatcgttggtaaacgaacgacgaacgatcctgcacgatatctgcgaacgatcgtatagcaccgatcctgtacatacagataacgacactatcgttcgtagatattgtacacacaatagatgcgatcgtttgagcgatacaggaagtgacgtgcacgacaggaagtgaacgaacgttcattcatcacgcatgctcagaccatggacgatcaatgaacaatcgtacacacgaacgatggtcaacgatcgtcgtccaatccgatccgccggtccggtcgttcatttccaacgactttcctcgttcgtcggcgtcgttggttactttttttacgaacgatttttgcccaatcgatcgttcgtcgtttgttcgtcgttcattttgaacgataaaatttggaagtgtgtacgcagctttagttgaaAGGCTATGGTTTATCATGTTGATGTTGGGAATATCATAGCAgaagtaaaatgtttaaactgttattttattacaattacaattattactgtacaattttattacaatattattaggCATATGGATTTTATTGGAAAATATACACACAGACAAATGTATTGTGTTACCTAttgacccttttttttaatagtatatagGCCACATACTACATAACAGTGTACATATATAGCTATTAATTTTATATAGCTATAGGCGAAACTCTAATGGACTGTTTTACCATAGACTACCAGGCACGAGCTGAGACAGCATACAAATTAAGTGGCACAGAGAACACAAATTGCACACAGTTAATAAAGAGCATTCCAAGGAACCCCTTGTATTTAcgatattttttgtaaaaaatattgcaatatttaaaagGGGGCTGGGTGGTCTCTAAACTGGTGGTGTTTTTTTAGCCAATTTCTAAGTTGCAATGTCTTAAGGAAAGTAATTAGTTAATGGGGGAGATCATTAAGTACATATTTTCAATACTGGTATTTGTCTGGAacaaaacaaagaatttattgtagtAATTCATAAATCTGTATGTACAAATTCTACTGTGTCCTGTTTAAACTACTTCCTATATGCAAATATCAGCAAACATGTGTCCATAGACAATAGAGCTGTTGTCTATTCTTGGTAAACTCAATAATTTTATACCAAGTGTCCCACTTCTGTCTAAAAGCACTTGTATATATACTTAAAGTATATTGtagtaaaacaaaacatgtgATACCAAATgtagagggtatttggcatcatctacctcaaTTTCTACCTGGACAAGGCTGTCAGTAAGCGTTACTCTATGGATTTGCAGCTCTTCATTTGGGATCCAGGCTCGGAGTGCCCTGGAAGAAATGGGTGAGCCAGTCACTTATCCATTTTCCAGGCCAGGTACTGGGGATGGCTCTGGAGAACCTGGCCAGTTTTGATAGAAGGAAGCATATCTTTGAGACACgaggtggctcaggtggacaaGCTGggtgtagcctgtatgctggaAGAGTCCAGGAGGTCTCCAAAAGTTTAGTTCTGTGGGAACAATATCTGAAGAGTGTCACAGGAAAAGTGCCAGTAGTTTAAatctgtgtgttttgttttttgttttttgagtggggggggggggggggtatgacaATAGCAAAACCCTTTGAgtgagttgatttttttttgtgaatataagTGGAAGAGCACCCACAAATTTGAACTAAAATCTAAATTAACTCTCTGCAAGTGTGTTTGATAATACCTTACAATTtgaaatctttttgctaaatCAAAGCCCCCCCAGCTGgacacagataaaaaataaaatgtcaggagCTTTAAATATCTATTGGATTGGGTAAAGGAGGGTTGAAATCTCTCTATTTTCTGTTACACTCATCCTTCCACTTTGCAGTGTCAGGTCTCCTCTCCATACACAAAGCCACCCACACTTTCAAGTTTCACGTGGTGTGCTGAAGCCCAAGCAAATCAGGATCTCCTGAATGATCTGGGCATTATTAGGCATAGGGCATGTGGGTCGGCATTCAAACATGTCGCTATGCTAGTGCCAAGCTTCTGCTGCTGTGTCTCTCCATGTATCTCCCATGACCCTGTGTACTTATTGTGTCCTTGTATGTCTTCCATGATTCTGTGAACCTCTAGTGACACCCTATACCTTCTGtaacccctttgagtgacaccgtTTACCTTCAGTGACAATGTGTCTCTCtattgacacaatgggcctgatttattaaagctctccaaggctggagaggatacactttcaaaagttaagctgggtgatccagcaaacccagaatgaatttgtccaaagtcatttgctagtaaatgttttcaatcctggaccagatccattcctgatttgctggataacccagctttactgacaaAATTGTAtttgctccagccttggagagctttaataaatcaggcccaatatactACTTCTACTTCCTCTTGACTGCTTCTACCTTTTTAGCACCCACTTCTCCCTCCTGTGCCTCCTACTGCCCATCCCCACATGGAGCTCATGCAATTGGGTCGCTCTCAACTATCCCAGGAGGAAAGGACCTGTTGACAGTGTGAGGGTCCCTGCAACTACTATATAAAGAAGGGACACTTTTTTTAGGCCATGCCTTCAGAGGCCAGGGAACCCAGATGCCTGGTATGCTTGGAGAATACTGGGCATACGGTACCAAATCTCCAACCCTTCTACTCAACATCTCACAATACCGCTGCAGTTTAATTTAATATCTGTCTCAATGTCTTCCTTGGTTCTGGTACAGCTGACAACTTTATCTCAACATCATTGGTCCAGAAGTCTGCCTGATAGGTAGAGATTCTCTCAAAACCCCTACAGATCTGATTAGTGGATGGTACCAGTCTCTTTTGTAGACCCATTTCACATTATACCCCCTCCCACCCCCACCATCCCCATCTGAATATCAGTGGTTGTACTGCACAACAGAACTGTTTCCTTTCTTGTCTATCTGCAAGCTACCTCAGGTACTAAAAACTGAAACTGTCAGATTTTGCTAATACAAATTATGATACCACGAGTAAGTAACTtctgaaaatgtgtaaaattacCCCAAAACCATTTTAGTAAATAGCAAAACTGCTAAAACTGATATTCTCAACCACAAATATGTGGCATATGAATGATATATAAACAGTTCCCTACATGAACCAAacccaaaaaatagcaaaagaagacaatgacaatgatttatttttgctgtagCAAACTCAATTGTTTATTGCTGTAACTGAATACATGTTGAGTTGTTTAACTGTGTActtgtaatgttttttcttttatagcagGAGGCTGTTTATTTGCAGATGCTGGCGTTTGCTGCCTGGTAATTGGTTTAACTTTTAACATCCAGAAGTAAACCGACTCAGATCACGACCTTTGCAGTGATTCCTCCAAGCAACCCTGTAAGTCAGAAAAAACACTTAAgtctaaatatacatttatatatatatatatatatatatatatatatatatatatatatatcaccatgtGTTTGCTTTTCACGTTTGAACagcctatcattttttttacacagcatcaatttattttttatacaaaatttaatttattgtatgtattattttgtatgtattaatgtattaatttataccTCCTCCACTGATGCTTTTCACTCAAACAAACCTTAGTCATCtctataacaatttttttgtgccaGATAATAAAGTTTTCAAGATTGACGGATTGGATGTAATTGTCACTGATTTCTTATTATTGAACTTGTTGGTTGTTTGGGGCATGATCGAATCCCTTCCAGATCGAGCATCTGATCCAAGTCTATAGGACTGGCACAAAGTATTGGAGCAAATGATaaactcctttttattttttaaagttaaatcaaatggcattttttccactttacacaacatttttgaaaactaaaaacataaaaaaatgtactaaatatgtttttgttaaaaattctACATACATAATTTCTAGGGTTTTGTTTAGACCAGCTGTTTGAAAAACTGGTTGTGGCACCTTGGCAGCAACTTGTTAGCCCCAACCATTATGCATGGTCCTAATGAACGTACACTTGAGCATTTGGCAGTGGGCACCAGTGGGTGGTATAAACTGCTTATGATTGCACCCATTCTTTCCCTCTAGATGGCTGCAGGTGAGATGATAATTTCATCCTCCTCAGCACTTtgcaaagatgaaaaataaatgttttaagttCTTCTATCATAGTCATACATACAAAAGGCCCATAAATTTTATGGCAAGTACAATCACCAATGTACCAACACTTACCAAGCTGACATGCCATTAGGATCTCTTACAACTCTCTTGGCACATTCAATGTCATCATAGATGTCATTATTCAGAAGACCTGGGTAGGGAGACAAtgatgtaataaagaaaatgaaatatcaatttttctttttgtaatggaGTCAGAAGTGTGAATCAAGGTTTAGTGATTATTTTGACGTTTTCCTTCATTGCACCtctatttcatcattttttttattttttgaaaaaagtctGTTAAAAGGCTTTAAGGTTGCAAGTAATTGAATAACTGCAGATTTGTGGCTAaatatttgggatccaggtcaTGGGTCCGGCAAACACCAGGCCAGAAATAGTGATTCTGACACACCTGGCTGATCAAAGACTGAGGCTAGGCCTTGGGAGTGACTCAGAGAGCAAGCCTGCAATTTAGGTCAATAGATATGGGAAGGTTGTGTAAGGCCCACATGTTAAAAGTAGCAGTTTAAGAACCTTAGTTTAGGATGACAGGGTGCAGGAGCCAAGGAAGTCTCCAGATTAGGAAAGTTAATAAATTGAGCCTGATGTTGTCCCTGTCACATGGATAATCATGAGTAACTTTAAATTAAAGTCCATATAGAGCTaaacaggcttcttcagggtgAAACTGAATCTTAGAATGATGCTTGCATTTCCAACTGAtagataaatgtttttgaaacGTCACAGTTAAGAGTTTTTTATGTCTGCTGCCAtgattcttcttttccttttgtgCTAAATACTTAACAATACTTACTTTGACAGCTAATATGACAAGCATTTACTGCACCAGAAGTCTTCCCATCGTTGCACCACCATTTGCTGTTAATCTGAAATATTCCATAGTCACGGCTCGGCCCATTGTTGTTTACAGCTGCAGTGTTGTAGCCACTTTCATAATAGGCAAGGCAAATCCCTGTTAgttgatagaaaaaatatgtgaCAACAAAATGAATGATCAAAATTTATTCTGCAAATCATATTAAAACTTCTAATAATATTTCTTCTAAATATATGAGGATATGCAAAGTGTAGATTTAGAATCGGGATCAAATTTGAGGACAAAAAATGTTCCCTGGCAAACTCAAATAGTGTCCATATGCCATCAGTTTTGGGGAAAATACAAGTTGAAACTTCTAGCCAGGATTCTTGTTTCAGCTTTACCAGTGCAGGACTGCAAAGGATGGCAATGTGTGGCCCAAATATACATATTGTTAGGGGTCAGCGTGTAGCATCATAGCGTAGAATAATATTCCATTTTCACAGCTCATTACTACAGCTCAAAAAACAGAATCCAGCATTAGCTGTCccactttaatataaatacagttttggGTTCAAGCTGTCAAGTCTTAATGCTTGTAATGTAATTGAGAGTCATTTATTAGTTCTATTAGATTATGATCAGAGCCATATTTCTGCATAGCCCACATGGGCCATGTTTATCGAcattttgaacatgggggaacccttaaaataacttttaggtcttctggggacccccctgctataattactatatccacaatacAATAGTTTGGTGGTCCgttggaagaatgccttctaTATTGGTGACCAGTGGAGATTGTCAATAGACAATTTACATAGTACAAATAGTGTACTATGTATAATCAGTATGAATTGGAGTCGTAAGTTCTAGGTgtatagagaggcccgtagccataagaattaggcgccagatgctaggcctagcccagagcttttaaggggttaagaaaaaggtagtgttgaagcagggggaggtttggaagtaggcggtagttatgacaacggtgtttataaaggatgggctagaaggtccgagctaccctggtcatgacaCAGAGCTCAGTCCCTCTGCCCCAATCCTTGGCCTGCTTTGTATGATATCTGACCATGTTGTCTTACAAAAAATAGCATAGAACTGTAATACCTGTGCAACATACATTCGTGTACACCTCTCTACATATcactatgtttttttaagttctacATACAGTTGGCAGCACTATATCCATAGTATCCGGCCAGTCCAGTTTCTTTGAAGATCCTTAACAACTCGCAGTGAGTATAAACCTCTGCTTCTGAGGCATAATACAAGCCCAGGCAAACGGCAAGGAACAAAAAGaccttcatttttttcaactGATCTAAACAAAAGAAATGATAATAAGCTTGCAGCAATGGGCAACTGAAAGAACTACAGATGTTATTGACAAGTGACCATTATTTAaaatctaaacattaaaaataagccCCTACAAGTTATTGGGGTAAAAACAGAATGGAGGCTGTTCACACTGAAAATTTAATCGATTATAAAATTGTTAATTAAGGTAATGTTGTATCTAGTATTAGTTAATCACAATCAACTGAATTGTTCTTTAAACACTGAAGATGTCAGTTCACAACAAAGCAGCTTGGAATGTCTTTAACAAGTCCAATTGAATGTAGATATATTAGTAGATATACCAAGacctgaataaaataataaaatcccagtttataatatttatctaaaaattgTTAATCCATTTTCCTGCCATGGTTGCAGTAGTATTCCTTGGCAGTATTTACTCTTATGACTTGCTCATTGTTGCATCAGTATGTAATCATTAATTGATGTGATTGGCTGCTCATAAGCCACTCACCTTTTCATTAAGTTTACTACAGTCCCCCATACTACCACATTGTTTAAACTTAGGGCAACTAAACAAGCTCTCTATATTCTTGATAGTCTCGTTACTAGCTGTTGTTTCTTGGATGGAAAGAGGGAAAATTAGAAATGTTTACAAGGACTCCAGGATTTACCAGTCTATTGCTGAGTGTAGGAAAGAAGGAGAGCAAGGACATACTTGAAGTTCAATTTTAAATATGTTGCCAttggaaaagtaaattataattcaggattattatacaatatttcttagATACACAGCCCTTTCCTCCAATTCCCTATCAATGACACCCTTACTTATGACCTCTTCCAACACACagccccaagacttttctagggctgcccttACTCACTTGTCCTCTTAAAccttaacacatttaaacaaacccTCAAAACTCACACCCATAAACTCACCTGGTAGAATTCCTTCTCTCTCCTAACCACCCCTAATTTGCTACAATTTTATCTCCCCTGTCTAATAAGTATGTCTTCCCACCTCTTGAACCAGTCTTCTCATCCTTAATAATccttaaaaccctttaaaatagctttcatgtcttcagtgaatccctgctttaattactatatttgcaactcacagtacgttagtgtggtgatcagtgggaagaatgcctcttacattgctggcaagtgggaagaatgtctctcttacagatagcctaaaaaaatcattggtgacacttaaactgaccacaaactgctcattgctcaagggacccctatcATCCTCTCGAGAAACGCTGATTGATAAACGCCGTCTTTGATGTAAgcatacatttttcctttaaagaCGTGTCAAAAGCTTGACAGGAGCCAAGTGCCAGAAGACTACCAGATCAGAGCTAAAAACTAATTTAGGGCTTAAAATGGTAGTCTAAGCCAATTGAATTGATTGGAATTGGCTTTGTAATTGCTTGCTGTACAAATTGTATTAACTTTTTGATTTCCTATATAAATTAGGTCACAAGGGATAACTTCTATTTGGCTAACTATTTAAATTTAATGGGAAACTTTGAACATCGCACATCTCTAACTCCTGAACTC belongs to Pyxicephalus adspersus chromosome 2, UCB_Pads_2.0, whole genome shotgun sequence and includes:
- the LOC140322968 gene encoding lysozyme C-1-like; translation: MKVFLFLAVCLGLYYASEAEVYTHCELLRIFKETGLAGYYGYSAANWICLAYYESGYNTAAVNNNGPSRDYGIFQINSKWWCNDGKTSGAVNACHISCQSLLNNDIYDDIECAKRVVRDPNGMSAWVAWRNHCKGRDLSRFTSGC